Part of the Candidatus Acidiferrales bacterium genome is shown below.
TTGTGCGATAACAAGGAGAGCGACTATGAACGGGGTCGCGATGAAGTTGGTCTTGGTGAGAATGTATACGAGAATGAAAGCTGAGAGGCAGATAAAAACGGTTCTGACAAATACGGCTACGCTGAATCTTCTAAAGATCATAGCTGGATTGTCGTTCTCCGATTTATAATCGACGATCGATTACAATCCATATTTTTCCAGTCTCCTGTACAACGCTGCACGCGTAATTCCTAATTCCTTGGCTGCCTTCGTGAGATTTCCGTCGTGTTTGCCCACAGCTTTTATGATGAGCATCTTTTCGGTTTCTTCAAGATGGAAATTGTTGATCGTGGTTCCTTCGGATTTTGCTTCTCCGCGCAGAAGGAGGAAATCTGTAGCTTGGAGCGTGTCGGATTCGTCCATTATTACGGCTCTTTCAAGTGTATGCTGAAGCTCTCTGACATTTCCAGGCCAACCATAACTCCTTAATTTACTCAAAGCTCCATCACTCAGCAACTTTTGTTTCCTGTTGTATTTCCTGCAATACATTTTCAGAAAATGATCGGCCAGCAATGGGATGTCTTCGGTTCGTTTTCTCAGAGGAGGAATGTGAATCTCGACCGTATTGATGCGGTAAAGCAAATCCTGTCTGAAGCGGCTGTCAGATTTCAGCTCAGAAATCGGAAGGTTGGTTGCACACACCAGACGGATATCGATCGGTTTTGGAATATTTGCTCCAAGTCGTGTTACCTGCCTGTTTTGAAGTACCGCGAGGAGCTTCACCTGTAAATTCTGAGTGAGATTCCCGATTTCATCGAGGAAAAGAGTTCCACCGGTAGCAATCTCAAACCGACCCGGCTTATCTTCCTTTGCGTCAGTGAACGCGCCCTTCATGTATCCGAAAAGTTCACTTTCAAAAAGTGATTCGCTTATGGCGCCCATGTCCACGCTTAGAAATATTTGTTCATTCCTCTCCGATTGTCTGTGAATTGCCCGGGCCACCAACTCTTTGCCCGTGCCATTTTCTCCAAGGATCAACACATTTGCATC
Proteins encoded:
- a CDS encoding sigma-54 dependent transcriptional regulator, giving the protein MTTKSGRILIIDDDEDILYSARLLLKQHYSIVRIEKDPNQVPLIMKDERYDVILLDMNFSGDATSGTEGFNWLKKILDIDRSSVVVLITAYGNIEMAVKAIKEGASDFVLKPWQNEKLLATISSAMRLSESKKEIEDLLSKQKQLTCDLDSQFHDIIGTSEEMRKVFKDIQKVAKTDANVLILGENGTGKELVARAIHRQSERNEQIFLSVDMGAISESLFESELFGYMKGAFTDAKEDKPGRFEIATGGTLFLDEIGNLTQNLQVKLLAVLQNRQVTRLGANIPKPIDIRLVCATNLPISELKSDSRFRQDLLYRINTVEIHIPPLRKRTEDIPLLADHFLKMYCRKYNRKQKLLSDGALSKLRSYGWPGNVRELQHTLERAVIMDESDTLQATDFLLLRGEAKSEGTTINNFHLEETEKMLIIKAVGKHDGNLTKAAKELGITRAALYRRLEKYGL